Genomic segment of Molothrus aeneus isolate 106 chromosome 3, BPBGC_Maene_1.0, whole genome shotgun sequence:
ttaaaaaacttctttcttttcccataaaaattcaaaataaagtgaaaaatactgaattctTGGACATTTTGACCATTCTGAATTCTGAATTCTTTCTCCCATACATATCTTCCATTCAAATGAATTTTCTCCCTAAGCACACATCAACATTACGCACGTGTTCCTCCTCCCTCTGGACCTTCCCACCGAGGGTTGCCCTGCAAGCCCCACTAAAGTTTTGCTGATTATTCAGAGAAACAGGGGATAAAACAGGGGACCTTCTGAGGCCCCCGAGATGTTTTGTCACCTACTTGGAGCAGCAGTTCATCATGCCCCCGTGGCAGGTCCCCGTGGCAGTGAAGGTGGGTGGGCACGCCCCAGCACGGCAGAATCTTCCCTGTGCGCTCCGGCACTCGACAGTGTCAGCAAAAAGAGGGTCTGCAGAACCTGTGGGGAGTGGCAGGAGTTAAAATCTCAGCTTTCTGCCTGAAATGATGAGAGGTAAATGTTCAACAGgtcatgtgttttcttttttagcaaGTGGAAGTATTCTGAGTGGAGATGCTCCTGGTCCCACCACTGCACCACCCCTGTGGCATCAGATTTTTGCCTttcagctgatggtggctttTTGCCCCCCTGTGAACACTCTTCTGCTTACAAACCCTTTTGCTCTTTGTAGGAGTTTTGCTTCTCACCTGAAGTGgcctggaagaggaggaggaagacagCGAAGAGCAGGTAGAGGATCTTCATGGCTGTCAGCTGCTTGTGGATTGTGAGGTCCTGCAGAGCACCTGAAAGGCCAATGGTGGCTGGAGCTGGCTTGAGCAAGGGCTGGGACAGACACCTGGTATTTATAGGGCCCTTGGGATTGTGTGACAAGTCAATGAGTAACTGCCATGAACTTTCTGGAGAGGGACTGGACCCCTTATCTCAGGTGGCAGTGAATGTGTTGCAATCCCCCAGGGGTGAATTTCCACTTCACGGGCCAGTTATATAATCTGACCATCAGCCAAGCCTGAGTGAGCTGCACCAATTTTCATGGCTTTTGGAAACTTCTTCCCAACACAGGCACCAGGATGGGTCAGGGGGACTTGGAagacacagaatcacagaataatgaggttggaagagacctctaagatcatcaagtcctaCCTATGCCCTAAGACCTCAACTAGACTATAGCatcaagtgccatgtccagtctttttttaaacacatccagagatggtgattctaccacctccctgggaagagcattccagcacttcattattcttttggtgaaaaatttcttcctaatttccAACCTATACCTTCCCTGAGGTAGCTTGACCATTGGAGTGGAGACCCAGCTTTGACCCTGGGTTTGTCACTCACTGACAGTTCATGTCACATTTTGTCTccatctccccatccctgcagccaggtggATGATGTCAAAGGCAGAGGAAAGCATTGGGAAAGACTTGAGGTGATGCAACTGTTCTCTGTCACTTTTTAAACAGTCTCAGGACAGCCTCACCCACTGCAGGGGGCTGACACAAAGCTCTCCCCCTCCCTCACTCCTCACTtgtgtcacagaatcacagaacagtttgggttggaagggaccctaaagatcatctcattccaacacccctgccatgggcagggacacttccactagaacaggttgctccaagccccattcaGCCTGGCACTTCATCCCACATCATTCCCACTGCTCCACCTTCAGCCTTAAGGGGTGAATTCTCTTTGCATTCAGTTTGTTTGTCCAGATTAAAAACCTCAGGAGTTAAGAGTTCTAACACTCACTAATATATCTATTTTCctttaaaggaaataaactaCTTCATATACATGCACAAGTTTGTGATGCAATGCCAACTATTTCCCCTCTTAGTGCCCTTAAAAGGTTGGGAGAATGTGCTGATTCCACACGAATCATGTCTGACACAATGCTTTGAAGGGCAGCATCTTCTGGGGCTTCACTTCAGAGCATGATCCCTGTGGCTGTAAATTTTCTTAAAAGGAGATCAATGCAGGAAGGTTCTCCTTCAAAAAATCCTGGGCTAATAAACAGCTTAAacactgccacagccctggtgtTTCTGCAGTTCTTACCTCTGGCATTCTGGTTCAGTGGTTTGTTTCCTTATTACCTCATTCATTATATTTAACTCAGAGTTAATGGCACTTTTGTTCCAAGAATTGTTCGAAGGATGAAAACATTACTGAGGTTTATGTTTAATTTGCACAGTAATGGGCCAGATCGAGCAGCTGAGAGAGAGGCAACAAGGTGAGTTTATGCAGCAAATAACAAGATAAACACTGATTTCCCTCTTCCACTCATAAAATCTAATTAACCAAGAAATGCCAAGTGCTCCTTTTTtgtccctctttttttttctgcacccTTGCCTTGAAAAGGATCTTTTTCCCTTGCCAGCAACTCTTCAACTTTCCCCATTTCTAATGgagaagaaatttaatttgtcacccctctcttctctctttagTGGGATACAGAGAGGCAAACACCTGATCTGCAACACCAGCATgaataaaccaaaaaataaaactctcCTGTTTTTCTCAAGACCCTTTGAAATGTGAATTCCCCTCACCTGTCTTTCACACAGACAGAACAGTGTGGGAGTGTTGTCCAAATGGAAGCACTTATCCA
This window contains:
- the LOC136554154 gene encoding gallinacin-10-like encodes the protein MKILYLLFAVFLLLFQATSGSADPLFADTVECRSAQGRFCRAGACPPTFTATGTCHGGMMNCCSK